The Megalopta genalis isolate 19385.01 chromosome 12, iyMegGena1_principal, whole genome shotgun sequence genome window below encodes:
- the Tmem43 gene encoding transmembrane protein 43 isoform X1, which translates to MYRANQNGQPQRVNAEPLHQNRVNGRQPAPMNIPMTVSEQFRESWLTAIIGLIMFATGMCLLFWNEGRAVKVAHSLDEALRNVAVLPNTIKLLPEYEGRLIHLSGPLKISEPLTEPEYGVIVSSVKLKRRVQMYQWVEIEEERSFGEVTEEHYYYTTEWKDKLVDSDQFYIRTGHHNPKEMPIKSQIQIADEVKIGAFTLGSEMKKKFSDFIEVTSDERPERKDIKMHSGLYYHSSDLWNPQVGDIRIQFSYAGKAGEIFSIVGMLEKGIIVPYVTSHGEEILLQRKHKMTVDQMFHLEHVHNYWRTWSIRGLGWLVLFLAATCLANILRTVILNSTFLCGIIAIESLKMSVSMSISLLVIGFAWVWYRPVIGLCLALASILPFIYSTLTSGSQTQQRDNYRRL; encoded by the exons ATGTATCGCGCAAAT CAAAATGGACAACCGCAAAGAGTAAATGCTGAGCCTCTTCATCAAAATCGAGTCAACGGAAGGCAGCCTGCACCTATGAATATTCCAATGACAGTTTCTGAACAATTTAGAGAGTCCTGGCTCACTGCTATTATTGGACTCATTATGTTTGCAACTGGCATGTGCCTTTTATTTTGGAATGAG gGAAGAGCAGTAAAGGTAGCGCACTCCTTGGATGAAGCTTTGCGTAATGTAGCAGTCCTTCCAAATACTATTAAATTATTACCTGAATATGAAGGCCGATTAATACATTTATCAGGTCCCTTAAAAATATCTGAACCATTAACTGAACCTGAATATGGAGTAATTGTATCAAGTGTTAAATTGAAGAGAAGAGTTCAGATGTACCAGTGGGTTGAGATAGAAGAAGAACGAAG TTTTGGCGAAGTAACAGAAGAGCATTACTATTATACAACAGAATGGAAAGATAAACTAGTTGATTCTGATCAATTTTATATTAGAACTGGTCATCATAATCCAAAAGAAATGCCTATTAAAAGTCAAATACAAATTGCAGATGAAGTTAAAATTGGAGCATTTACTTTAGGAAGTGAAATGAAGAAGAAATTTAGTGACTTTATAGAAGTCACCAGCGATGAAAGACCAGAACGTAAAGATATTAAAATGCATTCTGGCTTATACTATCATAGTTCAGATTTGTGGAATCCTCAG GTAGGAGATATACGTATACAATTCTCCTATGCAGGAAAAGCAGGAGAAATCTTTTCTATAGTTGGTATGTTAGAAAAGGGAATTATTGTACCATATGTTACATCGCATGGTGAAGAAATTTTACTTCAGAGGAAACACAAGATGACAGTGGATCAAATGTTCCATTTAGAACATGTACATAACTATTGGCGTACATGGAGTATTag AGGTCTTGGGTGGTTGGTTTTGTTTCTAGCAGCAACATGTTTAGCAAACATATTAAGAACAGTAATTTTAAATTCAACGTTCTTATGTGGAATTATTGCAATTGAATCTTTAAAAATGTCAGTTTCCATGtctattagtttattagtgatAGGATTTGCTTGGGTATG
- the Tmem43 gene encoding transmembrane protein 43 isoform X2: MNIPMTVSEQFRESWLTAIIGLIMFATGMCLLFWNEGRAVKVAHSLDEALRNVAVLPNTIKLLPEYEGRLIHLSGPLKISEPLTEPEYGVIVSSVKLKRRVQMYQWVEIEEERSFGEVTEEHYYYTTEWKDKLVDSDQFYIRTGHHNPKEMPIKSQIQIADEVKIGAFTLGSEMKKKFSDFIEVTSDERPERKDIKMHSGLYYHSSDLWNPQVGDIRIQFSYAGKAGEIFSIVGMLEKGIIVPYVTSHGEEILLQRKHKMTVDQMFHLEHVHNYWRTWSIRGLGWLVLFLAATCLANILRTVILNSTFLCGIIAIESLKMSVSMSISLLVIGFAWVWYRPVIGLCLALASILPFIYSTLTSGSQTQQRDNYRRL; encoded by the exons ATGAATATTCCAATGACAGTTTCTGAACAATTTAGAGAGTCCTGGCTCACTGCTATTATTGGACTCATTATGTTTGCAACTGGCATGTGCCTTTTATTTTGGAATGAG gGAAGAGCAGTAAAGGTAGCGCACTCCTTGGATGAAGCTTTGCGTAATGTAGCAGTCCTTCCAAATACTATTAAATTATTACCTGAATATGAAGGCCGATTAATACATTTATCAGGTCCCTTAAAAATATCTGAACCATTAACTGAACCTGAATATGGAGTAATTGTATCAAGTGTTAAATTGAAGAGAAGAGTTCAGATGTACCAGTGGGTTGAGATAGAAGAAGAACGAAG TTTTGGCGAAGTAACAGAAGAGCATTACTATTATACAACAGAATGGAAAGATAAACTAGTTGATTCTGATCAATTTTATATTAGAACTGGTCATCATAATCCAAAAGAAATGCCTATTAAAAGTCAAATACAAATTGCAGATGAAGTTAAAATTGGAGCATTTACTTTAGGAAGTGAAATGAAGAAGAAATTTAGTGACTTTATAGAAGTCACCAGCGATGAAAGACCAGAACGTAAAGATATTAAAATGCATTCTGGCTTATACTATCATAGTTCAGATTTGTGGAATCCTCAG GTAGGAGATATACGTATACAATTCTCCTATGCAGGAAAAGCAGGAGAAATCTTTTCTATAGTTGGTATGTTAGAAAAGGGAATTATTGTACCATATGTTACATCGCATGGTGAAGAAATTTTACTTCAGAGGAAACACAAGATGACAGTGGATCAAATGTTCCATTTAGAACATGTACATAACTATTGGCGTACATGGAGTATTag AGGTCTTGGGTGGTTGGTTTTGTTTCTAGCAGCAACATGTTTAGCAAACATATTAAGAACAGTAATTTTAAATTCAACGTTCTTATGTGGAATTATTGCAATTGAATCTTTAAAAATGTCAGTTTCCATGtctattagtttattagtgatAGGATTTGCTTGGGTATG